Below is a genomic region from Verrucomicrobiota bacterium.
TCTGAAACAAGGGAAATCTTTTTATCAAGGCACTTCAGAAACCTCAGCTACACAAGCAGTTTTCCAACTCAATGATGCTCAACCTATCAGTGAACAAATCCAAGTAGAGAATGGCTTTGTCGTTCTAAAACTAGTTGATATCAAACTTGCCGAACCCATTTCCTACGAAAAAGTCGCCAAAAAGGTTGAAGAAGATTACTTATTGCAAAAAACTATTGAGAAAACTACCGAAGCTGGAAATGAACTGCATGCCAAAATTCAAGATAAACTTACAAACAACATTTCCTGGGATGGAATAATCGAGGAGCTCAAGTTTGAAGCTGAAACACTTGAACCCATTGTCCCCGCAGAGGCAAATAACTTAAAAGTTGAAGATGCCAATGTGATACGCGCTCAAGTTGGCCAGTTAGAGCAAGGCGACTTAAGTCCATTTCTAACAACTGATAATGGGGGCATCATCCTATATGCGTTGGAGAAAGGTGAACCCTCTCCTGATAAAGTTTCCTCTCTAAAGCCAATCTTTGAACAACAACTAAAGACCCAGGAACGCTCATTTTATGTCCAAAATTGGATCCGAGGACTTTATGAAAACCCTGGCACAGTTCTTCCTGCTAGCCTTACTCAACCCGGCGCCTGATGCCTAACAAGGATTACTTCCTTAATGTCACTCCGCAACTAGGCATTAGCGCCAATTGTTTTTATATTCAGCTCGGTAAGAAGGGATTTGTCTTTGATGCCGGAATGGACCCCAAGGCAGAGGGGTACGATGCAACTCCTCATCTGGAATGGCTCGATCATCGTCCCTTAGATGCTATCTTTCTTTCCCACGCGCATCATGATCATACTGGCGCAATACCGCTCATTCAATTGCGCAATCCAGATGCTAAAGTATTTATGACAGCAGCTACTGCTCAATTAGCGGAGCCACTTCTGCATAACTCGGTAAACGTCATGAAACGCAACCGTCTTGCTCATGGCATCATGGACTACCCTCTTTACACGCATCAAGATATTGACCGTGTTAAAGAACGCTGGCATGGCTGTGGTTTACAAACTCCTTGGTCAATAGAAGGCTTCCCAATCAAAGAAAAAGATTCTGTCGCAGTAAAATTCCGCATGCACCATGCGGGACATATTTTGGGGTCTGCTGCAATTGAAATAGAGGTCGATAACCAAACAATCCTCTATACCGGTGACTTTAATTGCTCTGATCAAACACTTCTTAAAAAAGCATCCTTGCCCCAGAAAAAAATTGATATCCTCATCATTGAGACAACTCGTGGAAGTCATCCAACTCCCGAAGGTTTTAGCCGAAAACAAGAACGTCGCAAATTCATCGAGGCACTAAATAAGACTTATGATAAAGGCGGATCTGCTCTGATCCCTATCTTTGCCATGGGAAAAACTCAAGAAACCATTTCCATGCTGCACCTGGCGCAAACTCGTGGGGAGTTACCTACTGAGCCCATTTATATAGGTGGTTTGGGAAGAGTCTTTACTTCAATCTATGACAACTTTGCGCAAGATTCACCTCGTTACCATCCTGACCTAAACTTACTCCAAGAAATCCAACCTCAAGTTGTCAACTGGAAGAAATTGGATGACTTTAAGTCTAAGCGTGGACACTTATACCTCATTCCCTCAGGAATGATGACTCCGCATACAACATCTAATAGATTAGCCACCTACTTCTTATCTAGAGAACAAAATAGTATCTACTTTGTTGGTTACACTGATCCCGAAACTCCAGCGGGCCGACTCAGGGCAACACCCTCAGACCAGCGTATTACCCTCAATCATGACTACGGCGATCAGCCTATACTCTGTAATATTGAACACTTTGACTTTACCTCACATGCGAACCGTGAAGACATACTCTATTACATCAGAACGGTAAATCCACGAAAATGCTTTCTTGTGCATGGAGATCTAGAAGCCACACAGTGGTTCCAAAGTAAATTAGTCCAAAGCCACCCAAATATGAATATTCACGTGCCTGAACCTGGTGTAGAAATTTCTCTTTAAACCATATAATGTTATAGAAGTTGAAGAAGATGCTTAAATGCTTGCACCACGAGGATAAAAAAGGCGTTGAAGATGTATCCAGAGTTGACACCTCTAAAGGATTCTATAATTGCCTAAACCAAGGTTTTGGAAAGATTTTTAAATCTCTGTTGCATCATTCGAGGTCAATCAAGAGATGTTTTGTCTCAAGTTGGGAATATAAAATTTACTTCCCTACACTGAATTCGCATAGTCAATGAATACTTCTTCAGGACATGTATAGCACCGTTATGAGATTCGCTATGCTGGTGATTGGCCTTGAGCTAAATACTTGGCAGCTTGCCGCAAGCTATCATGAGAAAAGTTTCTATCCCAAACAGTTCGAAGAAAGAAAGAGCTTAGATAAGGAGTTTAAAAAACTGGAATTCAGCTCACTTCTGACAGAAGACTTTTGGGCTATCGAGAAAACGCCTTTTATTGAAGCAAATGAGAAGCACGGCTTTTTTTGGGTATCTAATAAAAATAAGGAAACTGCGAGAGCATTTAAGATGCCTGTAACCTTTCGCAGCACAAAAGTAGAAGAGGCGCTCGTCCGCTTTTCCAACCTTCACCCACAAGAAATAACCCTGTATCTATACAACCGAGGCGATGCCGGTGAAATCTCTAAGGAGAAATTTTTAGATCTTATTGAAAGGACTTCCCAAGAACTTAATACCTGGCTTCAATCAAATGGCAAGAACCAGCCAGAAATTAAAAGAACCGCAGGGTCTCGACTAAACAGAAAACTTTGGGAAACATCTCTTATGGTCACCCAACTCGAGTGGAGCCACACCATAGGAAGAGGAAGCGATAACTTCCGTTATCGCCCCGAGTTCGCACGAGTAACCATGACTCCCCCTCAACTTCAAACCACTGCATCAAAAAGCCTATTTGCTGAGAAAGACGAAGAAATTACTCTGGAGATTCTCAGAGCTCGGGTAGAGAGAAAAGAAAATGGAGATGTTGCTATTACTAAATTACCCATGGTTGACCAAGGCCCCAAAGGGTATTGTGTCGTGGCCTCCGCAGAGCGCGTATTCCGTTATTTTG
It encodes:
- a CDS encoding MBL fold metallo-hydrolase, whose translation is MPNKDYFLNVTPQLGISANCFYIQLGKKGFVFDAGMDPKAEGYDATPHLEWLDHRPLDAIFLSHAHHDHTGAIPLIQLRNPDAKVFMTAATAQLAEPLLHNSVNVMKRNRLAHGIMDYPLYTHQDIDRVKERWHGCGLQTPWSIEGFPIKEKDSVAVKFRMHHAGHILGSAAIEIEVDNQTILYTGDFNCSDQTLLKKASLPQKKIDILIIETTRGSHPTPEGFSRKQERRKFIEALNKTYDKGGSALIPIFAMGKTQETISMLHLAQTRGELPTEPIYIGGLGRVFTSIYDNFAQDSPRYHPDLNLLQEIQPQVVNWKKLDDFKSKRGHLYLIPSGMMTPHTTSNRLATYFLSREQNSIYFVGYTDPETPAGRLRATPSDQRITLNHDYGDQPILCNIEHFDFTSHANREDILYYIRTVNPRKCFLVHGDLEATQWFQSKLVQSHPNMNIHVPEPGVEISL